GCTCTGGGCACCTGGAAGTCCGCCGGCGGCGATGACTTCGTGGTGGTGCGCGGTCGCAGGCCCGCCGCCGTCATCGACCTCGACGGCGAGGCCGAGTTCCAGCGCCTGGTGGTCACCACCCGCCACGGGCTCGCGCTCGTGCAGGCGCTGCGACTCGAGACCGATTCATCGCCGACCGACGTGATCGACATCGTCACCGGCGCGATCCCCACTCCATCGGGACGCGGCGCGCGTGCACCGAGGCCCGCGACGGTCTGACCCGTGTCGGCGCCGGCGGGCTCGGCGCGCCTTTCGGCGGCTCAGCTGACGTCGCGGCGCCAGCTGAGCAGGTGTCCCAGCACGAGCAGCACGACCGCGTAGCCGAGCAGCACGAGCCCGCCGCCCCACCACGGCAGCCCGTCGCCGTCGCCGGTCATCAGGGTCGTGTAGATGCTCGCCCCGACCAGGGCGTCGGAGGCGGCGCCAGGCAGATACGAGAGCACACCCGACAGTCCGTCCACCAGTGTGGAGATGGTGCGGACGATGGGCTCGATGAACTGGGTGAACACGATCACTCCGACCACCGCGGCGACCTGATTGCGCACGAGCGCACCGACGCCGATGCCGATCAGCACCCACAGCACGTACGCGATCACGATGCGTCCGAGCATCGCCCAGGTGCCCGAGTCGCCCAGCGCAGTGTCGACGCCGAAGGCGGCCAGGATGCCGGCGCCGGGCCCGACCGTCGCGATCAGCGCGACGACGCCGTACAGCACTCCGACGGCGACACCGGCGAGGGCTTTGCCCGACAAGGCGACTCCGCGTCGGGGTGTGGCCAGGAATGTGGGGGTGAGCGTCTGATGACGGAACTCGCCGGTGACCAGCAGGGTGCCGATGAGCAGGGGGAACACGTAGCCGACGGCCGTGGCGAGGCTATAGATCAGGGGCGGAACCGCTTCGGCGGACATCGCCGGGACGCCGCCCACATCGGCGCCGATCGCTCCGCTGGCGGTACCGCCGAATGCTGCGGCGAGGCCGCCGGCAGTGGAGCCGACGTAGACGACGAGCACGATCGCCAGGATCCACCACATCGAGGTGGTGAACTGCTTGGTCAGCTCGGAGCGGGTGGCGTTCGCGAGGCTCATCGCTGATCCTCACTCTCGTCGGTCGCGGGTTCGTCGGTGGTGGCACGTCCCTCGGGGATGGATGCCGCGGCACCCGCGTCGGCGTCGGCTGCGGCCTCCGCGGCGGCGTGCGCGTCGAACCGGGAGAAGAACTCGTCGGCTTCGACGTCGGAGTCCGTCTTCGTATGGTCGGCATCCCACGTAGCCGGGATGTCATCGGGCGATTCCTCGAGGGCCGCGGCGTTCTCGAGAACTTCCGGGTCATCGGGATTCGCAGCGGGGAGGGTCGCCGCATCTTCGGGAGTCCCCGGCGGCTCCGGGGCGGACGCCGGAACCTCGGAGGGTGCCGGCACCTCGGCTGCGGGGGCCACCGGGGCCATCCCGGCGGCGGACGAGTGCACGCGGGTGCCGTTGACGAGGTCCAGGAAGACCTCCTCAAGCGCGGGTCCCCGACGCTGCAGCGTCGACAGCGCGATCCCGGCGGCAGCGGCAGTCGCACCGACGTCGGCCGGGTCCGAGCCCGGAACCGACAGGCCCGACCGCAGCACCTCGAACTCGATGCCGCGCGCGGACAGTGCCGCCCGCAGAGCGTCACGGTCGGGGGCGTCCACGACGGTCGAGTACTCATCGGGCTCGGTCAGTGCGTACAGCGGGCCCTGAAAGACGAGACGTCCGCGGCTGATGATCATCAGCGCATCGGCCTGCTGCTGGATCTCGGCGAGCATGTGCGACGACACGAGCACCGTGCGGCCCTGTGCGGCCAGTTCGCGGAGGAATCCGCGGATCCACTTGATGCCCTCGGGATCGAGGCCATTCGACGGCTCGTCGAGCACCAGCACCCCGGGGTCGCCCAGCAGAGTGCCGGCAAGGCCCAGCCGCTGCCGCATTCCGAGCGAGTACCCGCCTACCTTGCGGCCGGCCACGTCGGCGAGCCCGACGAGCCCGAGCACCTCGTCGACACGGCGCGGGGCGATGCCCGCCGCCTGCGCGTACACCGTGAGGTGATTGGCGGCCGTGCGGCCCGGGTGGAAGCTCGAAGCCTCCAGCGCCGCACCGACGGTCTGCAGCGGGTGGTCGAGATCGCGATACCGCTTGCCGCCGATCGTCGCCGTCCCGGACGTGGCACCGACGAGTCCGAGCAGGAT
This DNA window, taken from Microbacterium invictum, encodes the following:
- a CDS encoding ABC transporter permease subunit; the protein is MSLANATRSELTKQFTTSMWWILAIVLVVYVGSTAGGLAAAFGGTASGAIGADVGGVPAMSAEAVPPLIYSLATAVGYVFPLLIGTLLVTGEFRHQTLTPTFLATPRRGVALSGKALAGVAVGVLYGVVALIATVGPGAGILAAFGVDTALGDSGTWAMLGRIVIAYVLWVLIGIGVGALVRNQVAAVVGVIVFTQFIEPIVRTISTLVDGLSGVLSYLPGAASDALVGASIYTTLMTGDGDGLPWWGGGLVLLGYAVVLLVLGHLLSWRRDVS
- a CDS encoding ATP-binding cassette domain-containing protein; its protein translation is MPVGHVLEFAGVTKRFGPVMAVDGLTARVEPGVVTGFLGPNGAGKTTSLRILLGLVGATSGTATIGGKRYRDLDHPLQTVGAALEASSFHPGRTAANHLTVYAQAAGIAPRRVDEVLGLVGLADVAGRKVGGYSLGMRQRLGLAGTLLGDPGVLVLDEPSNGLDPEGIKWIRGFLRELAAQGRTVLVSSHMLAEIQQQADALMIISRGRLVFQGPLYALTEPDEYSTVVDAPDRDALRAALSARGIEFEVLRSGLSVPGSDPADVGATAAAAGIALSTLQRRGPALEEVFLDLVNGTRVHSSAAGMAPVAPAAEVPAPSEVPASAPEPPGTPEDAATLPAANPDDPEVLENAAALEESPDDIPATWDADHTKTDSDVEADEFFSRFDAHAAAEAAADADAGAAASIPEGRATTDEPATDESEDQR